The proteins below are encoded in one region of Oncorhynchus nerka isolate Pitt River linkage group LG15, Oner_Uvic_2.0, whole genome shotgun sequence:
- the rln3b gene encoding LOW QUALITY PROTEIN: relaxin-3b (The sequence of the model RefSeq protein was modified relative to this genomic sequence to represent the inferred CDS: inserted 4 bases in 2 codons), with protein MWKAAVLTFGLLVALVGMVQAAEGHANSIYGVKLCGREFIRAVIFTCGGSRWRRGVPGDISIDEETEAYSPWSSNAIPGLASKQRPGLEAQGWAGEVRXGGSAAAAFSRLARXPISEDVLDSADRKGRDVVVGLSNACCKWGCSKSEISSLC; from the exons ATGTGGAAGGCTGCGGTGTTGacgtttggcctgttggtggcgcTGGTGGGTATGGTGCAGGCTGCAGAGGGCCACGCTAACTCTATCTACGGTGTGAAGCTGTGCGGGAGAGAGTTTATACGGGCCGTCATCTTCACCTGCGGAGGATCgcgttggaggagaggag TTCCAGGTGACATCTCCATTGACGAGGAGACTGAGGCCTACAGCCCATGGAGCTCCAACGCCATCCCCGGCCTCGCCAGCAAGCAGCGTCCAGGATTGGAGGCTCAGGGCTGGGCAGGCGAGGTCAG AGGGGGCTCTGCCGCTGCTGCGTTCAGTCGTTTGGCCCG GCCCATCTCAGAGGATGTGCTAGACAGTGCGGACAGGAAGGGGCGGGATGTCGTGGTGGGCCTCTCCAACGCCTGCTGCAAGTGGGGCTGCAGCAAGAGCGAGATCAGCTCCCTCTGTTGA